A single Watersipora subatra chromosome 7, tzWatSuba1.1, whole genome shotgun sequence DNA region contains:
- the LOC137400844 gene encoding uncharacterized protein encodes MPRNYVRKTNRQSWDKDSMLKAIADVKEGKCGYLSAAKKYDVPKSTLEHRCKDGNKLFQGTSKGLGSRQTTFTIDQEAKLVAYVKSMDGMLYGLTTTGLRSLAYQYAESNDIHHPFNHESKQAGWDWMRSFMSRHNLSLRSPEATSEARARGFNRQSVSSFFDLLESIQDAKKFPTSRIFNVDETGVTTVQAKTSKVVSLRGKKQVGSLTSAERGTLSTAVMCMNAAGMFVPPMIIFPRVRMKPHFKLGAPPDSLCVTHPSGWMQSHLFEMWFDHFLKHTGSILSNPALLILDGHKTHTKYPCDTKGKRQWSYHIMLATTL; translated from the coding sequence ATGCCACGGAATTATGTAAGAAAGACCAACAGGCAGTCATGGGATAAGGATTCTATGCTTAAAGCAATAGCTGATGTAAAGGAAGGCAAATGTGGATACCTGAGTGCAGCAAAGAAGTACGATGTTCCAAAGAGCACATTAGAGCACCGGTGTAAGGATGGCAACAAACTATTCCAAGGAACCAGTAAAGGACTGGGTAGTAGACAAACTAcatttacaattgatcaagagGCGAAGCTTGTAGCCTATGTCAAGTCCATGGATGGTATGTTGTATGGTCTAACTACAACTGGGCTGCGTAGTTTAGCGTATCAATATGCTGAGAGCAACGACATTCACCATCCATTCAACCATGAGTCAAAACAGGCTGGTTGGGATTGGATGAGAAGTTTCATGAGTAGGCATAACTTGTCACTGAGAAGCCCTGAGGCTACCTCCGAAGCACGAGCCCGAGGTTTCAACAGGCAATCTGTATCTTCATTCTTTGACCTCTTGGAGAGTATTCAGGATGCTAAAAAATTTCCAACAAGTAGGATATTTAATGTGGATGAGACAGGTGTAACTACAGTGCAGGCCAAAACCTCTAAAGTGGTTTCTCTTCGCGGAAAAAAACAGGTGGGCTCCCTGACATCAGCTGAACGGGGTACCTTGAGCACTGCAGTAATGTGTATGAATGCAGCTGGAATGTTTGTCCCTCCCATGATAATTTTTCCTCGTGTTCGCATGAAGCCTCATTTCAAGTTAGGGGCCCCGCCAGATTCCCTTTGTGTCACACACCCTTCTGGATGGATGCAAAGCCATCTGTTTGAAATGTGGTTTGACCACTTTCTCAAACACACTGGGTCTATCTTGAGCAACCCAGCTTTGCTGATACTTGATGGCCACAAAACTCACACAAAATATCCCTGTGATACAAAAGGCAAAAGACAATGGAGTTACCATATTATGCTTGCCACCACACTGTAG